One genomic window of Glycine soja cultivar W05 chromosome 9, ASM419377v2, whole genome shotgun sequence includes the following:
- the LOC114367140 gene encoding heavy metal-associated isoprenylated plant protein 22-like, which translates to MGFLDNLQEWFTACTKPKEKLVPKKTVNVRVKMDCEGCERKVKNAVKDLEGVESYDVNRKLQRVSVTGYVDSEEVLEEVRNTGKTADLWPFVPYDLVAFPYVKGAYDIKAPSGFVRNVPDAMGDPKSPEMKLMRAFDDDNPHACSIM; encoded by the exons ATGGGGTTTCTAGATAATCTTCAAGAATGGTTCACTGCTTGTACCAAACCAAAGGAGAAACTTGTGCCCAAGAAG ACAGTTAATGTCAGGGTGAAAATGGATTGTGAAGGTTGTGAAAGAAAGGTTAAAAATGCAGTGAAGGACTTGGAAg GAGTGGAATCATATGATGTGAACCGAAAGCTACAGAGGGTAAGTGTGACTGGTTATGTGGATTCAGAGGAGGTTCTGGAAGAAGTGAGGAACACAGGAAAGACCGCTGACCTTTGGCCATTTGTTCCCTACGATTTGGTGGCATTTCCTTATGTGAAAGGGGCATATGACATCAAGGCACCTTCTGGTTTCGTCAGAAATGTCCCAGATGCAATGGGTGACCCTAAGTCTCCAGAGATGAAGCTTATGAGGGCCTTTGATGATGATAACCCACATGCATGTTCAATCATGTAA